A single window of Caldicellulosiruptor bescii DSM 6725 DNA harbors:
- the purF gene encoding amidophosphoribosyltransferase, translating to MCFKELEESFKDHCGIFGIYCPDGKLDVAKITYFGLYALQHRGQESSGIAVNDSGNIIYHKDSGLVNEVFNEVVLNHLKGYSAIGHVRYSTTGKSDRENAQPLVIKYRKGHMALAHNGNLVNAHIIREKLEQEGAIFQTTIDSEVIASLISRNRIKSENIEEAILKTMNEIKGAYSLLILTPNKLIAVRDPYGLRPLVMGKINNSICFASETCALDTIGAEYIRDVEPGEIISVSRNGIKSIKYENGTKHLCVFEFIYFARADSYLEGISVYEIRKRLGKQLCKESYVDCDIVIGVPDSGTTAAIGFAEEAGIPFSEGFIKNRYIGRTFIKPEQTQREIAVKIKLNVLKNNVAGKRVVLIDDSIVRGTTSRKIIKMLRDAGASEVHLRISSPPVIFPCYYGIDTPDRKELIAANYSTEEIARILGANSLEYLSLNGLNEVFNGEIHQFCTACFSGEYVTEIPENFNKYILEEGV from the coding sequence ATGTGCTTTAAAGAGTTAGAGGAAAGTTTTAAAGACCATTGTGGAATATTTGGCATATATTGCCCGGATGGTAAACTTGATGTTGCAAAGATTACTTATTTTGGACTTTACGCTCTTCAACACAGAGGTCAGGAAAGCAGCGGTATTGCAGTAAATGACTCGGGGAATATTATCTATCACAAGGATAGTGGTCTTGTCAATGAAGTATTCAATGAGGTTGTACTCAATCATCTCAAAGGATATTCTGCAATTGGTCACGTGAGGTATTCCACAACAGGCAAAAGTGACAGGGAAAACGCTCAGCCACTTGTTATAAAATACAGAAAAGGTCATATGGCTCTTGCACACAATGGCAATCTTGTCAATGCACATATAATAAGAGAGAAACTTGAGCAGGAAGGCGCAATCTTCCAGACAACTATTGATTCTGAAGTTATTGCAAGTTTGATTTCACGTAACAGGATAAAATCCGAAAATATAGAAGAAGCTATTTTAAAAACTATGAATGAGATAAAAGGGGCGTATTCTCTTTTGATTCTAACACCCAACAAACTTATTGCAGTAAGAGACCCTTATGGTCTAAGGCCACTTGTAATGGGAAAGATAAACAATAGTATTTGTTTTGCGTCAGAAACATGTGCTCTGGACACTATCGGAGCAGAATATATACGAGATGTCGAACCAGGAGAGATAATTTCGGTAAGTAGAAATGGTATAAAGAGTATAAAATATGAGAATGGTACTAAACACTTATGTGTATTTGAATTTATCTATTTTGCAAGGGCTGATTCATACTTGGAAGGAATAAGTGTTTATGAAATAAGAAAAAGACTTGGGAAACAACTTTGCAAAGAGTCTTATGTTGACTGCGACATTGTAATTGGTGTACCAGATTCTGGGACAACTGCTGCTATTGGTTTTGCTGAAGAAGCTGGCATTCCGTTTTCAGAAGGTTTTATAAAGAATAGATATATAGGAAGAACATTTATAAAACCCGAGCAGACACAAAGAGAAATAGCGGTGAAAATAAAGCTCAATGTTTTAAAAAACAATGTGGCAGGTAAAAGAGTGGTTTTAATTGATGATTCTATCGTCAGGGGAACAACATCACGAAAGATTATAAAAATGCTGCGGGATGCAGGGGCATCAGAGGTTCATCTGAGGATAAGTTCTCCTCCAGTTATTTTTCCTTGTTACTACGGTATTGATACACCTGACAGGAAAGAACTAATTGCAGCAAACTACTCAACTGAGGAGATTGCAAGGATTTTAGGCGCTAATTCATTAGAGTACCTGAGCTTAAATGGGCTGAATGAGGTGTTTAATGGGGAAATCCATCAATTTTGTACAGCATGTTTTAGCGGAGAGTATGTAACAGAAATACCAGAGAATTTTAATAAATATATTCTTGAAGAGGGTGTTTGA
- the purL gene encoding phosphoribosylformylglycinamidine synthase subunit PurL: MNKHLYEEVGLTYDEYKMIVEILGREPNELELNLFGVMWSEHCGYKNSKAFLKNLPTKGEHILQGPGENAGIVDIGDGYAVCFKVESHNHPSAVEPYEGAATGVGGIIRDIFTMGARPIALLDSLKFGSLSDSRTKYLFEGVVAGIAGYGNCVGIPTVGGETTFDPVYKNNILVNVMCVGIMKKDKIFKGIAQGVGNSVFYVGHTTGRDGMGGATFASTDLTAESEEKRSAVQVGDPFMEKLLLEACLELFQTDAVVGIQDMGAAGLTSSTCETAARAGTGIEIDVALVPKREEGMNPIEVMLSESQERMLVIVKKEKEEEVYKIFEKWGLHAVKIGKVTDDGMLRVLENGKVIAEVPAKALAHAPAYVREVKEPAIIKEAENFDIYSIPQPNDLNEAICKMISNPNLASKEYIYRQYDHMVRTDTVIRPGHDASLLRIKGTKKGIAVTIDSNGRYCYLNPYEGVQLVLAESYRNIVAVGAKPLAITDGLNFGNPHYPEIYYQFVKTIEGMKVACEHFETPVTGGNVSFYNQSEEGAIYPTPVIGMIGIIDDIEKAVDISFKNEGDLIAVVGKTSDDIGASEYLSFYHRIVSGRVPKLDLKLHKRVCDKVLECIKEGLFNSVHDISDGGFAIALIESAIKGSKGAELQIKTKLREDFYLFSETPGRFVVTFKEENLRKIHDILDDIEFTVVGRVTDEYIINGKINDKDIHLDLKEIERIYQEAIPCALKS; this comes from the coding sequence TTGAATAAACATCTTTATGAAGAAGTGGGCCTGACATACGATGAGTATAAAATGATTGTGGAAATTCTGGGTAGAGAACCAAATGAGCTTGAGCTAAATCTTTTTGGGGTTATGTGGTCTGAGCATTGTGGCTATAAAAACTCAAAAGCATTTTTAAAGAATCTTCCTACAAAAGGTGAACATATCCTTCAAGGTCCAGGAGAAAATGCAGGGATTGTTGACATTGGTGATGGATATGCCGTGTGTTTTAAGGTGGAAAGTCACAATCACCCATCAGCAGTGGAACCGTATGAGGGTGCAGCAACAGGGGTTGGAGGAATAATACGAGATATATTTACAATGGGAGCAAGACCAATAGCTCTTTTGGATTCGCTCAAGTTTGGCAGTCTCAGTGATAGTAGAACAAAATACTTGTTTGAAGGTGTTGTAGCTGGTATTGCAGGATATGGCAACTGTGTGGGTATTCCCACTGTAGGTGGTGAGACCACGTTTGACCCTGTTTACAAAAACAATATCTTGGTCAATGTCATGTGTGTAGGTATTATGAAGAAAGATAAAATTTTCAAAGGGATTGCCCAGGGAGTAGGCAACTCTGTATTTTACGTTGGTCATACTACAGGCAGAGATGGAATGGGTGGGGCTACATTTGCTTCAACAGATCTTACAGCTGAATCAGAGGAGAAAAGGTCTGCTGTGCAGGTTGGAGACCCATTTATGGAAAAACTTCTTTTAGAAGCATGTTTAGAGCTTTTTCAAACAGATGCAGTAGTTGGCATTCAGGACATGGGTGCAGCTGGACTTACTTCTTCAACATGTGAAACAGCTGCAAGAGCAGGAACAGGCATTGAGATAGATGTAGCACTTGTTCCAAAAAGAGAAGAAGGTATGAACCCAATTGAGGTTATGCTTTCAGAGTCACAGGAGAGAATGCTTGTCATTGTTAAAAAAGAAAAGGAAGAAGAGGTATATAAAATATTTGAAAAATGGGGGCTTCATGCCGTAAAAATTGGAAAAGTTACAGATGATGGTATGCTAAGGGTTCTTGAAAATGGGAAGGTAATTGCAGAGGTTCCTGCAAAGGCACTTGCTCATGCGCCAGCTTATGTCAGAGAAGTAAAAGAGCCAGCGATAATAAAAGAGGCTGAAAATTTTGATATATATTCAATTCCACAACCTAATGATTTAAACGAGGCAATCTGCAAGATGATTTCAAATCCTAACCTTGCAAGCAAAGAATATATATATCGACAATATGACCATATGGTCAGAACAGATACTGTCATAAGACCAGGTCATGATGCAAGTCTTTTGAGAATAAAAGGAACAAAGAAAGGAATTGCTGTCACAATAGATAGTAACGGCAGATACTGTTATTTAAATCCGTACGAAGGAGTTCAACTTGTTTTAGCAGAAAGTTATAGAAATATTGTAGCTGTTGGGGCAAAGCCACTTGCAATCACAGATGGACTTAACTTTGGAAATCCGCACTATCCGGAAATTTACTACCAGTTTGTCAAGACAATTGAAGGAATGAAAGTTGCATGCGAGCATTTTGAAACACCTGTGACTGGTGGAAATGTATCATTCTATAACCAGTCAGAAGAAGGAGCTATTTACCCTACGCCTGTAATTGGAATGATAGGTATAATTGATGACATTGAAAAAGCTGTTGATATTTCATTTAAAAATGAAGGTGATTTGATAGCAGTTGTTGGTAAAACCTCAGATGATATAGGCGCAAGCGAATATTTAAGTTTTTATCATAGAATAGTTTCTGGTAGGGTGCCAAAACTCGATTTGAAGCTTCATAAAAGAGTATGTGATAAGGTCTTAGAATGTATCAAGGAAGGTCTTTTCAATTCTGTTCATGATATTTCAGACGGAGGTTTTGCAATTGCTCTTATAGAAAGTGCAATAAAAGGTTCAAAGGGTGCCGAATTACAAATAAAAACAAAGCTAAGAGAAGATTTTTATCTTTTCAGCGAAACACCGGGAAGGTTTGTGGTTACATTTAAAGAAGAAAATTTAAGAAAAATACATGATATATTAGATGACATTGAGTTTACTGTGGTAGGAAGAGTAACAGATGAGTATATAATAAATGGTAAAATAAATGATAAAGATATTCATTTGGACCTAAAAGAGATTGAGAGGATATATCAGGAGGCAATACCATGTGCTTTAAAGAGTTAG
- the purQ gene encoding phosphoribosylformylglycinamidine synthase subunit PurQ, with the protein MKFGVVVFPGSNCDSDCFHVIKDVINEDVEYIWHDSDEKLKGFDCIILPGGFSYGDYLRAGAIARFSKVMPRIEEFAHNGGLVIGICNGFQILTESHLLPGALIRNKSLKFICSDQYVKVVNNNTPFTNLYKEGEVINLPIAHGEGNYVVDEETLKQMIQNQQIVLQYCDKYGNVNDETNPNGSILNIAGICNKEKNVFGLMPHPERSSERILGCEDGKRVFLSIVNYLKSR; encoded by the coding sequence ATGAAGTTTGGCGTTGTAGTTTTTCCGGGTTCTAACTGTGATAGTGATTGTTTTCATGTAATTAAAGATGTAATAAATGAGGATGTAGAGTATATCTGGCACGACAGTGATGAAAAATTAAAGGGGTTTGATTGTATAATCTTGCCTGGAGGATTTTCGTACGGGGATTATTTGAGAGCTGGAGCAATAGCAAGGTTTTCGAAAGTAATGCCAAGAATAGAGGAATTTGCGCACAATGGAGGACTTGTGATAGGGATATGCAATGGGTTTCAGATCCTTACTGAGAGTCATCTTTTGCCAGGCGCGCTGATAAGAAATAAAAGTCTTAAATTTATCTGTAGTGACCAGTATGTAAAGGTAGTAAATAACAACACTCCTTTTACCAATCTCTACAAAGAAGGGGAAGTAATAAACCTGCCTATTGCCCATGGTGAGGGTAACTATGTTGTAGATGAAGAAACATTAAAACAAATGATTCAAAATCAGCAGATTGTGCTGCAGTACTGTGACAAATATGGCAACGTCAATGATGAAACAAATCCCAATGGTTCTATTCTAAACATAGCTGGTATATGTAACAAGGAAAAAAATGTTTTTGGACTGATGCCTCATCCTGAAAGAAGCAGCGAGAGAATCCTTGGTTGTGAAGATGGTAAAAGAGTATTTTTAAGCATTGTCAATTATTTAAAGTCGAGGTGA
- the purS gene encoding phosphoribosylformylglycinamidine synthase subunit PurS, whose amino-acid sequence MLKAEIFVYLKKSISDPPGIAVLNSLKSLGFNNVEKVRMGKYIVVYLNENDIEKAKELVKLMCEKLLCNPVMEEYKFNISEE is encoded by the coding sequence ATGCTCAAGGCAGAAATCTTTGTATATTTAAAAAAATCAATTTCAGATCCACCAGGCATTGCTGTGTTAAATTCTTTAAAGAGCCTGGGATTTAACAACGTAGAAAAAGTCAGAATGGGAAAATATATTGTGGTATATTTAAACGAAAATGATATTGAAAAAGCAAAAGAATTGGTAAAACTCATGTGTGAAAAGCTTTTATGCAACCCTGTTATGGAAGAGTACAAGTTTAATATTTCGGAGGAGTAA
- the purC gene encoding phosphoribosylaminoimidazolesuccinocarboxamide synthase codes for MSYIITKLLYEGKAKKVYETENPDVVVIEYKDDATAFDGTKRGIINNKGVVNNLVSNHFFKILEANNIPTHFIEQIDERKTAVKRVQIIPVEVIVRNIAAGSLSKRLGLEEGTILKRPILEFCYKNDDLHDPQVNQYHILALELATEEEIRKIEEYSFKVNDVLRNYLKQVNIDLIDFKLEFGRYRGDVILADEISPDTCRFWDTTTKEKLDKDRFRRDLGNVEEAYMEILRRLGLDKK; via the coding sequence ATGAGTTATATCATCACAAAACTTTTATATGAAGGTAAAGCAAAAAAAGTTTATGAAACTGAAAACCCAGATGTTGTTGTAATTGAGTACAAAGATGATGCAACAGCTTTCGACGGTACAAAAAGAGGTATAATTAATAATAAAGGAGTTGTTAACAACTTGGTATCAAACCATTTCTTCAAAATATTAGAGGCCAACAACATTCCCACACATTTTATTGAACAGATTGATGAAAGAAAGACAGCTGTTAAAAGGGTGCAAATAATACCAGTTGAGGTTATCGTGAGAAACATAGCTGCAGGTTCATTGTCCAAAAGACTTGGACTTGAAGAAGGAACAATTTTGAAAAGGCCCATCTTAGAATTCTGCTATAAAAATGATGATCTTCACGACCCACAGGTAAATCAATACCATATCTTAGCTTTGGAACTTGCAACCGAAGAGGAAATTAGGAAGATTGAAGAGTATTCTTTTAAAGTTAATGATGTGCTTAGAAATTATTTAAAACAAGTTAACATTGACCTCATCGACTTCAAACTTGAATTTGGTAGGTACAGGGGAGATGTAATCTTAGCTGATGAGATTTCTCCAGACACCTGTAGGTTCTGGGATACTACAACTAAGGAAAAACTGGATAAGGACAGATTTAGAAGAGACCTTGGAAACGTGGAAGAGGCATATATGGAAATATTAAGAAGACTTGGCTTGGATAAAAAGTAA
- a CDS encoding NCS2 family permease, with protein MLENIFKLKERRTDVKTEVLAGFTTFITMAYIIFVNPSILSTTGLDKHAVFFATCIGAAVGTLIMALYANLPFALAPGMGLNAFFTYTVCLQMKYTPQQALAAVFISGIIFVIITAVGLRQAIVRSIPQSLKHAMTAGIGLFIAFIGFINSGIVVIDSGSKLPKFGDFTSAFKSFTNDHNINSAIISSRGAIVALIGLLIIGILIAKRVKGAIIIGIIIATVISFPLKIVDLSKFKFSLEAFEVSAFNFDFAGLFAAHGQGGGIGAVLLSLFAVILTFTLIDMFDSIGTFVGLADKAGMLDEKGDIPNMDRALMSDAIATIVGAIFGTSTVTTYIESAAGIEEGGRTGLTSLVTGILFILALVIAPFIGLVPSQATAPALIAVGVMMISSIKKIDFNDFEEALPAFLTIVIMPFTYSIANGISAGIIFYVLVKLLRGKAKEVHPITYILAILFILRFMIIAH; from the coding sequence GTGTTAGAAAATATTTTCAAGCTTAAAGAAAGAAGAACTGATGTAAAGACAGAGGTATTAGCAGGTTTTACTACATTTATCACAATGGCATACATAATTTTTGTAAATCCTTCTATTCTCAGCACGACCGGATTAGATAAACATGCTGTATTTTTTGCCACATGTATTGGTGCGGCAGTTGGAACGCTTATTATGGCACTCTATGCTAATCTTCCATTTGCTCTTGCACCTGGGATGGGACTTAACGCTTTCTTTACCTACACTGTATGCCTTCAAATGAAATATACTCCACAGCAAGCATTAGCAGCAGTATTTATATCAGGTATTATATTTGTTATCATCACGGCAGTTGGTCTCAGACAAGCTATAGTTCGTTCTATACCTCAATCTTTAAAACATGCCATGACAGCTGGTATTGGACTTTTTATAGCTTTTATCGGGTTTATAAATAGTGGAATAGTAGTAATAGACTCCGGTTCTAAACTTCCAAAGTTCGGCGATTTTACGTCTGCTTTTAAGTCTTTTACTAATGATCATAATATAAACTCAGCAATAATATCTTCTCGAGGTGCGATTGTTGCTCTTATAGGTCTTTTAATTATAGGAATTTTAATTGCGAAAAGAGTAAAAGGTGCAATTATTATTGGAATAATTATAGCCACAGTAATAAGCTTTCCTTTGAAAATTGTGGATTTGTCGAAATTTAAATTTTCGTTGGAAGCATTTGAAGTCTCTGCCTTTAACTTTGATTTTGCAGGTTTGTTTGCGGCACATGGTCAAGGAGGCGGCATTGGTGCAGTTCTTCTTAGTCTTTTTGCGGTGATATTGACATTTACTCTCATAGATATGTTTGATAGCATCGGGACATTTGTAGGTCTTGCTGATAAGGCTGGGATGCTTGATGAAAAAGGAGATATACCAAATATGGACAGGGCATTGATGTCTGATGCGATTGCAACAATTGTTGGGGCTATCTTTGGTACTTCTACAGTTACAACTTATATTGAAAGTGCAGCTGGTATAGAAGAAGGTGGAAGAACAGGTCTCACATCCTTGGTTACAGGTATTTTATTTATCCTTGCACTGGTAATTGCGCCGTTTATAGGGCTTGTGCCATCCCAGGCAACTGCACCAGCGTTGATTGCTGTTGGTGTGATGATGATAAGTTCTATCAAAAAGATTGACTTTAATGATTTTGAAGAAGCTCTTCCAGCATTTTTAACAATTGTAATTATGCCGTTTACTTACAGCATTGCAAATGGTATTTCGGCGGGTATTATATTCTATGTTCTGGTTAAACTTTTAAGAGGAAAAGCAAAAGAGGTTCATCCAATAACATACATTCTTGCTATACTCTTTATTTTGAGATTTATGATTATCGCACACTAA
- a CDS encoding S1C family serine protease, translated as MTDKFDFETPNYQPSYSPINFEIPKTIRKKKSVKEYIVAGLLGGLIGAILMSIFFMAYFGVNFNNFKNDINSTLNSFNLNNSTATEPITKTVVLNSGNSSFVTDVAQKVGPAVVGIKNKGTAYNWWTDEEQEITIGEGSGVIISKDGYVVTNNHVVSGAKSVSVILSGEKEVPATIVGTDALSDIALLKIDPKYVKAVAPLGDSSKVKVGEFVVAIGNPLGQEFAGTVTFGVVSAVNRKLDMGNGVQIPLIQTDAAINPGNSGGALVNSSGEVIGINTAKISQTGVEGMGFAIPINYVKPIINDLMKYKKVLRPTIGISVMEYYDRSGNIMGMYISKVYPGTGAAKAGLKEGDIILQIDGKKVTTFSDIQSILSNHKIGDVITIRVLRDGQTKDFKVTLGTPVNTTTND; from the coding sequence ATGACAGATAAATTTGATTTTGAAACTCCAAACTATCAACCATCTTACAGTCCCATAAATTTTGAGATTCCAAAAACGATAAGAAAGAAAAAGTCAGTAAAAGAATATATAGTTGCAGGGCTTTTAGGTGGTTTAATAGGTGCTATTTTAATGTCAATATTTTTTATGGCATATTTTGGTGTTAATTTTAATAATTTTAAAAATGATATTAACTCTACGTTGAACAGTTTCAACTTGAATAATTCCACTGCTACAGAACCTATTACAAAAACAGTTGTACTTAATTCTGGTAACAGTTCATTTGTGACAGATGTGGCACAAAAGGTTGGTCCAGCTGTTGTTGGAATTAAAAACAAAGGAACAGCTTATAACTGGTGGACAGATGAAGAACAGGAAATTACAATAGGTGAGGGCTCTGGGGTTATAATTAGTAAAGATGGTTATGTTGTAACAAACAACCATGTAGTATCAGGTGCAAAATCTGTGTCCGTGATTTTATCAGGCGAAAAAGAAGTTCCAGCTACAATTGTTGGTACAGACGCTTTGAGTGATATAGCGCTTTTAAAAATTGACCCGAAATATGTAAAGGCTGTTGCTCCACTTGGAGATTCATCAAAAGTAAAAGTTGGGGAGTTTGTAGTTGCAATAGGAAATCCTCTGGGACAAGAGTTTGCTGGGACGGTTACATTTGGTGTTGTGAGCGCGGTCAATAGAAAGCTTGATATGGGAAATGGCGTTCAGATTCCTTTAATTCAAACTGATGCTGCAATAAATCCAGGTAACAGTGGAGGAGCACTTGTAAATAGTAGTGGTGAGGTTATTGGCATTAACACAGCGAAGATTTCTCAAACAGGTGTTGAAGGAATGGGCTTTGCTATTCCAATAAACTATGTAAAACCGATTATAAATGATTTGATGAAATATAAAAAGGTTTTAAGGCCAACAATAGGTATATCTGTTATGGAGTACTATGACAGGTCGGGCAACATTATGGGGATGTATATTTCAAAGGTTTATCCAGGTACAGGTGCAGCAAAAGCTGGTTTGAAAGAAGGAGATATAATTTTGCAGATAGATGGTAAGAAAGTTACTACATTTTCAGATATTCAATCAATACTTTCAAATCATAAGATTGGTGACGTAATAACCATAAGAGTACTGCGGGATGGTCAGACCAAGGACTTCAAAGTGACTTTGGGTACTCCTGTTAACACAACTACTAATGACTAA
- a CDS encoding sensor histidine kinase produces the protein MKSIYFKFVMTYTIIIAVGFLIFGTVLNNLTENYFVSQKQTQLVREAEKIATGLALWYITGFLEQDRLRFEIRFLRDYLNASILLINKNANVILNSDEQIYIDDLNLQKIRDKVFEGEIAVKKLLIGDMIKREYLVIGYPVVINNHVVSGLLLITSTDEIRQTLKMYNKIIWLITLFEVLVVLIITYALTQRIITPIKKLAQASRKIAEGDFSQKIPIPNNSDDEISELISSFNYMTEKLENLEMMRKSFISNVSHELRSPLTSIRGFVEGILDKTIPDDKKDFYLTLVKEEVIKLNNLINQLLELSRLEWGKINLNLSEFKIYSVIVEELIKFEKRIEEKEIDVTLQVDEELVVKADKDLISRVVHNLLDNAIKYNKVGGKIYIYSEVVNGKAYITIQDTGVGIPERLQKLIWERFYKVDESRSLENGVGLGLSIVKEIIKLHKQNIWVESEEGVGSKFTFTLDLK, from the coding sequence TTGAAATCTATATATTTTAAATTTGTGATGACATATACAATCATAATTGCAGTTGGATTTTTAATTTTTGGGACAGTGCTCAATAACCTTACAGAAAACTATTTTGTCTCTCAAAAACAGACTCAGCTTGTTCGTGAAGCTGAAAAGATAGCAACTGGACTTGCTCTTTGGTATATAACAGGGTTTTTGGAACAGGATAGACTTAGGTTCGAGATTAGATTTTTGAGGGATTATTTGAATGCTTCAATCCTGCTGATAAATAAAAATGCAAATGTAATATTAAACTCAGATGAACAGATTTATATAGATGATTTGAATTTGCAGAAAATAAGAGACAAGGTCTTTGAAGGAGAAATTGCTGTAAAAAAGCTTCTTATAGGGGATATGATAAAAAGAGAATATCTTGTGATAGGGTATCCGGTTGTGATAAATAACCATGTTGTCTCAGGACTGCTTCTTATCACCTCAACCGATGAAATAAGACAGACATTAAAGATGTATAATAAAATAATTTGGCTGATTACATTGTTTGAAGTTTTAGTTGTTTTGATAATAACATATGCACTGACTCAAAGGATTATAACTCCCATTAAAAAGCTTGCACAGGCTTCAAGAAAGATAGCTGAAGGTGATTTTTCACAAAAAATTCCTATTCCAAACAATAGTGATGACGAGATTAGCGAACTTATCTCATCTTTTAATTATATGACCGAAAAATTGGAAAACTTGGAGATGATGCGAAAAAGTTTTATTTCTAATGTGTCACATGAGCTCAGGTCTCCTCTTACCTCTATAAGAGGATTTGTAGAGGGTATATTGGATAAGACTATTCCAGACGACAAAAAAGATTTTTATCTGACCCTTGTAAAAGAAGAGGTTATAAAGCTTAACAATTTGATTAATCAACTTTTAGAATTGTCGAGACTTGAGTGGGGGAAAATAAATCTTAATTTGAGTGAATTTAAGATTTATTCTGTAATTGTAGAGGAGCTAATTAAGTTTGAGAAACGAATAGAAGAAAAAGAAATAGATGTAACTCTGCAAGTGGACGAAGAACTTGTTGTCAAGGCAGATAAGGATTTGATAAGCAGGGTTGTTCACAATCTTCTTGACAATGCTATAAAGTATAACAAGGTTGGCGGGAAGATATATATATATTCTGAAGTAGTAAATGGCAAAGCTTATATAACAATACAGGATACAGGCGTGGGTATTCCTGAAAGGCTACAAAAGCTTATCTGGGAAAGATTTTATAAGGTTGATGAGTCAAGAAGCCTTGAAAATGGAGTTGGGTTAGGGCTTTCAATTGTAAAAGAGATTATAAAGCTTCATAAACAGAACATCTGGGTTGAAAGCGAGGAAGGAGTTGGTTCTAAGTTTACATTCACACTGGATTTAAAATAA
- a CDS encoding response regulator transcription factor: MKILIIDDDVKICEVIKLYLEKEGFEVVVAHNGMDGIAMFKNEMPDLVILDIMLPKKDGYEVCRELRKISNIPIIMLTAKGETFDKVLGLELGADDYIVKPFDPKELIARIKAVLRRTQGEVNDEKVVVYPNLTVNLTTYEVKLEDKVIDMPPKEIELLYFLASHPNKVFTREQLLDHIWGYNFVGDTRTVDVHIKRIREKIEKDKYPWKIKTVWGVGYKFEI, translated from the coding sequence ATGAAAATCCTTATCATTGATGATGATGTAAAGATATGTGAGGTAATAAAACTTTACTTAGAAAAAGAAGGATTTGAAGTAGTAGTTGCTCACAATGGTATGGATGGAATTGCTATGTTCAAAAATGAAATGCCCGACCTGGTAATACTGGACATTATGCTGCCCAAAAAAGATGGATATGAAGTCTGTAGAGAACTCAGAAAAATTAGTAACATTCCAATTATAATGCTTACTGCAAAGGGCGAGACATTTGATAAGGTACTTGGATTAGAGTTGGGAGCAGATGACTACATTGTAAAACCGTTTGATCCAAAAGAACTAATTGCACGAATAAAAGCAGTACTGCGAAGAACACAGGGTGAAGTCAATGATGAAAAGGTTGTTGTATATCCAAATCTAACAGTAAATCTCACTACATATGAGGTAAAACTTGAAGATAAAGTAATAGATATGCCGCCGAAAGAGATAGAGCTTTTGTATTTCTTAGCATCACATCCCAACAAGGTGTTCACAAGAGAGCAACTTCTTGACCATATATGGGGTTACAACTTTGTTGGAGACACTCGTACAGTTGATGTACACATCAAGAGAATAAGAGAAAAGATTGAAAAGGACAAATATCCTTGGAAGATAAAGACTGTATGGGGTGTAGGTTATAAGTTTGAAATTTAG